One genomic segment of Ricinus communis isolate WT05 ecotype wild-type chromosome 3, ASM1957865v1, whole genome shotgun sequence includes these proteins:
- the LOC8259077 gene encoding FCS-Like Zinc finger 13: protein MLGKRTNPMIGRLSELLVSGNRAAGFLDVATAPSPRSPLDYRIQSPRGLKNYDLGGVGLGIVAALEKSTYSSSDGTSSGHEILAKYAILCSSNNTTRSDPIPVKIGLSLHKEMLEIDSLDDYTYVTTHGPDNKSMTKVYYDHGQKGHRRIGFDSTTDNSFGVVSVIKETPAPARFVDEVAYPTSDFLSSCHLCKKKLHGKDIYMYRGEKAFCSAECRSRQIMIDERKEQCRSEVQRSADVSSSPYTTSPIFSAGILAI, encoded by the exons ATGCTTGGCAAGAGAACCAATCCAATGATCGGAAGATTATCAGAATTATTAGTTTCCGGCAACCGTGCTGCCGGCTTCTTGGATGTTGCCACTGCTCCAAGTCCGCGGAGCCCATTAGACTACAGAATTCAATCACCAAGAGGTCTGAAGAATTACGATCTTGGTGGGGTTGGATTAGGTATAGTTGCTGCCCTCGAGAAGTCTACCTACAGCAGTTCTGATGGTACCAGCAGTGGGCATGAAATTTTGGCGAAGTATGCAATACTTTGTAGTTCTAATAACACGACTAGGTCAGATCCTATTCCTGTCAAGATTGGTCTTAGTCTGCATaaagaaatgttggagattgaTAGCTTGGACGATTATACATATGTAACAACCCATGGACCTGATAATAAGTCAATGACAAAGGTTTATTACGATCATGGCCAAAAAGGGCATCGCAGAATTGGCTTTGATTCAACGACTGATAATAGTTTTGGTGTTGTTTCTGTGATTAAAGAAACACCGGCCCCAGCAAGATTTGTCGATGAGGTTGCCTATCCTACTTCAGATTTTCTCAGTTCTTGTCACTTGTGCAAGAAAAAGCTCCACGGCAAAGACATATACATGTACAG aGGAGAGAAAGCATTCTGCAGCGCAGAGTGTAGATCAAGGCAGATAATGATAGATGAGCGAAAAGAACAGTGCAGATCAGAGGTTCAAAGATCTGCAGATGTTTCAAGCTCTCCTTACACAACAAGTCCAATCTTCTCAGCTGGAATTCTTGCGATttag